The genomic stretch TGGTGCTGCTGTCGGACATCGACGGCCTGTACACCGCCGACCCGCGGCGCGACCCGGCGGCCGCGCATATCCCCGCGGTCGATCGCATCACCGACGAGATCATGGCGATGGGCGGCGAACCCCCGCCCGGCTATTCCTCCGGCGGCATGCGCACGAAGCTGATCGCCGCGCGCATCGCGACCGGCGCCGGTTGCGCCATGGCGATCGCGCTCGGCAAGCGCGACAATCCGCTTGCGGCGCTACTCGATGGCGCACGCTGCACCTGGTTCCTCGCCGCACCCGAAGGCCGCACGGCGCGCAAGCGATGGATCGCAGGCAGCCTGGCGCCACTCGGCGCGCTCACGGTCGATGCAGGGGCGGCGCGCGCGCTGGCGCGCGGGTCATCACTGCTGCCCGCCGGCGTGCGTGCGGTGGAAGGCCAGTTCGAACGCGGTGATCCGCTGTCGGTCCGCGACGAAGCCGGGCGCGAGGTGGCGCGCGGCCTGTCGGCCTATGATGCCGAGGCCGCGCGCCAGATCGCCGGTCATCGCAGCGAGGAGCTGGAAGCGATCCTCGGCTGGCGCGGACGGGACGAGATCATCCACCGGGACGACCTCGTCCTGCTGTGACGTTGCGTCAGCCGCGCGGCAGCGGGATGTGCCGCACGGTCTGGTTCTCGCCCGAACCCTCGACCACCGCGACGTAGTCGCGCGGCGCGAAGGCGGGGGCTCCGGGCAGCACGACGGACACGTTGTTGCCGCTGCCGGTTACGACCGAACCCGGCAGCACGATACCGGCCGGGCGCTCGCCGACATAGGCGACGCTCTCGGTCTCGCCGCTGCCGGCGACGAAGGCCTGCGACTGCGCCAGCCATTCATTCGCCTGCGCGGCAGAGCCGGCGACGACGAAGGCGAGGGCGGCGGCCGCAATGCCGAAGCGCGCATGGGTCATGTGATGGTGTCCTTTTCTTCTGTTGCGCGGCGGCAGGAAGTGGCGCCGTCCGCGTGCCCCAGCACATGGCGCCACCGACCCGGTGCGCAGCCCTGGCGGCGCTGATGGTCACCATCACGACCGTCGATGAAACCAAGTGTTTCGACGCCCCGCGCGGTTCGTGCGATGATGCCCGCAACAATCGCACCGGGAGATTGAACGCCATGACCATACCCGCCTTCCGCCGCCGCGCGCTGCTTGGTGCCGCTGCCCTGCCGCTCGCCGCGCCGGCCTTCGCCCAGGAGGGCTTCCCCACCCGCCCGCTACGCCTTGTCGTGGGCTTCACGCCCGGCGGTGCGACCGACATCTCGGCCCGCGCCATCGCGCCCAAGATGGGCGAGGCGCTCGGCCAACCGGTGATCGTGGAAAACCGCCCCGGCGCGGGCAGCAACATCGCGTCGGAAGTGGTGGCGCGCAGCCCAGCCGATGGCCACACGCTGCTGCTCGCGACCCTCGGCGCGCTGGTGGTAAGCCCGATGGTGGTGCGCCTGCCGATCGACCCGGCGCGCGACCTGGTGCCGATCTCGATCGCCGTCGACCTGTTCAACATCCTGGTCCTACCGATGGACCGGCCGTGGCGCAGCGTGGCCGACCTGGTGGCCGCGGCGAAGGCGGCGCCGGGCCGCCTGTCCTATGGCACCAGCGGCATCGTCGGCGGGCCGCACCTGGCGGGGCTGCTGTTCGACCGCATGGCGGGCATCGAGACGACGCCCGTGCATTACCGCGGCGGCGGGCTTGTGGTGACCGACCTGCTGGCGGGGCGCGTGGACTTCTCCTTCGCCACCGCCGCGTCCGTCCTGGCGCAGGTGCGCGAGGGCAAGCTGCGCGCCCTGGCGGTGCCGCATGCCGAACGTTCCCGCCTGATGCCCGAGCTGCCGACCGTCGCGGAATCCGGCGTGCCGGGCTTCGACGTGCCGTCCTGGTATGGCGTGTTGGCGCCGCGCGGCACGCCCGACGCTGCGATCGCGCGCATCAATGCCGCGATGCGCGTGGCGCTGAACGATGCCGAGGCGACGGCGGTGCTCAACCGCAACGGGCTGGAGCCGCGCTGGTCCACGCCGGAACAGATGGCCCAGGCGCTCGCGGCCGAGCGCACGACCTGGGAGCCGATCATCCGCGAGAGCGGCATACGCATCGAGTAGCGCGGTCGACGCGTCCGGCGCGGCGTGCGAGGGGTCGCGCACGCCGCCAAGGATGCCCCGATGCGCCTGTCCCGCCGCTCCGTCATCGCCGCGCCCCCCGCCGCCGCCTTGCCCGTACAGGCCGTGGCGCAGTCCATCCCGAAGGTGGCGCTCGAGGAACACGTCATCACGCCGGGGCTGCAGCCCTATCTGGAGCGCGCCTTCCCGCCGACGCCGCGCGCAGCGCGCGAGGCCATCATCGCGCGCCTTGCGGATTTCGGAGACCAGCGCATCGCCGCGATGGATGCAGCGGGCGTGGATGTCGCGGTGCTGTCGATTTCCGGCCCCGGCGTGCAGATCGAACCCGATGCACGCCTCGCGACACGCCTCGCCGCCGAGGCCAACGACGCGCTTGCCGCGCAGATCGCGCGCCGCCCGGCGCGCTATGCCGGCTTCGCGCACCTGGCCATGCAGGACCCGGCCGGTGCGGCGGACGAACTCGAACGCTGCGTGCGCCAGCTCGGCTTCGAGGGCGCGCTGGTGAACGGCCACACCAATGGTGTGTACCTGGATGACCCGCGCCACGACGTCTTCTGGGAACGGCTGCAGGCGCTGGACGTGCCGCTGTACCTGCATCCGGGCGATTCCCACCGCATGCCCTTCGTGCTGGAGGGCTTCCCGGAATTGCAGAAGCCGGTCTGGGAATGGACCACCGAGACCACGTCGCATGCGCTGCGGCTGATCGTCTCCGGCGTATTCGATCGCTTCCCGCGCGCGAAGCTGATCCTCGGCCACATGGGCGAGGCGATCCCGTACGAGCTGTGGCGCCTGGACAGCCGCTACGCCTTCACCGAGACCAATCGCTGCGTCGCGCGCAAGCCATCCGAATACGTGCGGCAGAATTTCTACGTCACCACATCGGGCCAGTTCGACAACGTGCCGCTGATGGCCGCCATCGCGGCGATGGGGCATGGGCGCGTGCTGTTCTCGATCGACTACCCGTATGAATCCTCGGACGACGCCGCGCGCTTCATCGCTGCCGCGCCGCTGGACGACGAGGCCCGCCGCGCCGTGGCCGGCGGCAATGCGCGCGCATTGCTGCGCCTGGCGGCCGCGCCATGATATCGCCCAGGGCGCCTTTCGCCGATCCGGAGGCCGTCGCGCGCTATACCGACATGCCGCCGCGCCTGGTGCCGGGCCTCGATGCGCTGCATCGCATGACGGCGCTGCTGCTCGCAGAACGCTGCGCGCCGGATGCGCGCATCCTGGTGCTGGGCGCGGGCGGCGGGCTTGAACTGAAGGCCTTCGCCGAGGCGCAGCCGGGCTGGCGCTTCGCCGGCGTCGATCCCTCGGCCGAGATGCTGGCGCTGGCGGCGCGCACGCTCGGCCCGCTCGCAGCACGGGTCGACATGCACGAGGGCTACATCGGCACCGCGCCGCCCGGCCCCTTCGACGCCGCGACCTGCCTGCTGACGCTGCATTTCCTGCCGCCCGAGGCGCGCGCGCAGACCCTCGCGGCGCTGTTCGCGCGGCTGAAGCCCGGCGCGCCGCTGGTGGTGGCGCATCACAGCTTCCCGCAGGCGCCGGGCGAGAAGCCCGTCTGGCTGTCGCGCTTCGCTGCCTTCGCGACCGCCTCCGGCGTCCCGGCCGAGCTCGCGCAGGGCGCCGCCGATGGGATCGGCCAGCACCTGCCCGCGCTGTCGCCCGAACAGGACGCCACGTTGCTGGCGGAAGCCGGCTTCGTCGACGTCAGCCTGTTCTACGCAGCGTTGACCTTCCGCGGCTGGGTGGCCTATCGGCCGTGACGGGGCGGCGGTCCTTCTCCCGAGGGGCCGCGCACGCCACATGAACTCGGCATCGGAGCACCACGCCGTGAACGCCATCGCCCAGGACGCCGCCCGCCTGCTCGACACCGCCGCCCGCGCCGCCCGCGCGGCCGCTGCGGTCATCGCGCGCGCGCCGTCGCCGGCGAAGGACCTGGCGCTGACTCAGGGCGCTGCCGCGATCCGCCGAAACGCCGCCGCGATCCTCGCCGCCAATGCCGCGGATGTGGAGGCCGCCCCCGGCCTGACTTCGGCCTTCCGCGACCGCCTGACGCTGACGCCCGCCCGCATCGAGGCGATGGCCGTCGGCCTGGAGGAGGTCGCCGCCCTGCCCGACCCCGTCGGCCGCACCCTGGCGGAATGGACCCGCCCCAATGGCCTGGTGTTCCGCCGCGTGGCCCAGCCGCTCGGCGTCATCGGCATGATTTTCGAGAGCCGGCCCAACGTGACGGCCGATGCCGCCGCGCTCTGCCTGAAATCCGGTAATGCCGTGATCCTGCGCGGCGGCAGCGAGAGCACGCGCTCCGCCGCCGCCATCCATGCCTGCCTGGTCGAGGGCCTGCGCGCAGCCGGCCTGCCCGAAGCGACCGTGCAGATCGCCCCCACCGCCGACCGCGCCTTCGTGGGTGCCATGCTACGCGCGGCGGGGCTGATCGACCTCATCATCCCGCGCGGCGGCAAGGGCCTGGTCACGCGCGTGCTGGAGGAAGCCCGCGTGCCGGTCCTCGCGCATGCCGAGGGGCTTTGCCACACCTACATCCACGCCGCCGCCGACCCCGCCATGGCGCGTGCCGTGCTGGCGAATGCGAAGATGCGCCGCACCGGCGTCTGCGGTTCGACCGAGACACTTCTGATCGACGCCGCCATCGCGCCGGCCCTGCTGCCGCTGCTGGTCGCCGACCTGCGCGCGCTGGGCTGCGACTTCCGTGCCGATGACCGCGCGCGCGCCATCGTGGCGGACCTGCCCGCCGCGACCGATACGGACTTCGCCACCGAATGGCTCGACGCCATCCTGTCGGTGAAGGTGGTGGATGGCGTGGCGGATGCGCTGGCCCATATCCGCCGCTTCGGATCCGAACACACCGAGGCGATCATCACGCAGGACGAAGCCGCCGCGCGCGACTTCCTCGACGGCATCGATTCCGCGGTCGGCCTGTGGAATGCCTCGACGCAGTTCTGCGACGGCGGCGAATTCGGCTTCGGCGCGGAGATCGGCATCGCCACCGGGCGGATGCATGCGCGCGGGCCGGTCGGGCTCGAACAGCTCTGCACCTATCGCTACCAGGTCATCGGGACGGGCCAGACCCGGCCGTGAGGCT from Roseomonas fluvialis encodes the following:
- the proB gene encoding glutamate 5-kinase, which translates into the protein MIDPAAPSLAQAKRIVVKIGSALVVDEATAAPRAAWLASVAADVAALRAGGAEVVLVSSGAIALARRALGLTRRTLRLEEKQAAAAVGQIRLAGAWQDALSAHGMNAAQLLLTLEDSEDRRRYLNARATIATLLGLGCVPVINENDTVATAEIRFGDNDRLAARVAEMISADALVLLSDIDGLYTADPRRDPAAAHIPAVDRITDEIMAMGGEPPPGYSSGGMRTKLIAARIATGAGCAMAIALGKRDNPLAALLDGARCTWFLAAPEGRTARKRWIAGSLAPLGALTVDAGAARALARGSSLLPAGVRAVEGQFERGDPLSVRDEAGREVARGLSAYDAEAARQIAGHRSEELEAILGWRGRDEIIHRDDLVLL
- a CDS encoding Bug family tripartite tricarboxylate transporter substrate binding protein, which encodes MTIPAFRRRALLGAAALPLAAPAFAQEGFPTRPLRLVVGFTPGGATDISARAIAPKMGEALGQPVIVENRPGAGSNIASEVVARSPADGHTLLLATLGALVVSPMVVRLPIDPARDLVPISIAVDLFNILVLPMDRPWRSVADLVAAAKAAPGRLSYGTSGIVGGPHLAGLLFDRMAGIETTPVHYRGGGLVVTDLLAGRVDFSFATAASVLAQVREGKLRALAVPHAERSRLMPELPTVAESGVPGFDVPSWYGVLAPRGTPDAAIARINAAMRVALNDAEATAVLNRNGLEPRWSTPEQMAQALAAERTTWEPIIRESGIRIE
- a CDS encoding amidohydrolase family protein, translating into MRLSRRSVIAAPPAAALPVQAVAQSIPKVALEEHVITPGLQPYLERAFPPTPRAAREAIIARLADFGDQRIAAMDAAGVDVAVLSISGPGVQIEPDARLATRLAAEANDALAAQIARRPARYAGFAHLAMQDPAGAADELERCVRQLGFEGALVNGHTNGVYLDDPRHDVFWERLQALDVPLYLHPGDSHRMPFVLEGFPELQKPVWEWTTETTSHALRLIVSGVFDRFPRAKLILGHMGEAIPYELWRLDSRYAFTETNRCVARKPSEYVRQNFYVTTSGQFDNVPLMAAIAAMGHGRVLFSIDYPYESSDDAARFIAAAPLDDEARRAVAGGNARALLRLAAAP
- a CDS encoding class I SAM-dependent methyltransferase encodes the protein MISPRAPFADPEAVARYTDMPPRLVPGLDALHRMTALLLAERCAPDARILVLGAGGGLELKAFAEAQPGWRFAGVDPSAEMLALAARTLGPLAARVDMHEGYIGTAPPGPFDAATCLLTLHFLPPEARAQTLAALFARLKPGAPLVVAHHSFPQAPGEKPVWLSRFAAFATASGVPAELAQGAADGIGQHLPALSPEQDATLLAEAGFVDVSLFYAALTFRGWVAYRP
- a CDS encoding glutamate-5-semialdehyde dehydrogenase, whose protein sequence is MNSASEHHAVNAIAQDAARLLDTAARAARAAAAVIARAPSPAKDLALTQGAAAIRRNAAAILAANAADVEAAPGLTSAFRDRLTLTPARIEAMAVGLEEVAALPDPVGRTLAEWTRPNGLVFRRVAQPLGVIGMIFESRPNVTADAAALCLKSGNAVILRGGSESTRSAAAIHACLVEGLRAAGLPEATVQIAPTADRAFVGAMLRAAGLIDLIIPRGGKGLVTRVLEEARVPVLAHAEGLCHTYIHAAADPAMARAVLANAKMRRTGVCGSTETLLIDAAIAPALLPLLVADLRALGCDFRADDRARAIVADLPAATDTDFATEWLDAILSVKVVDGVADALAHIRRFGSEHTEAIITQDEAAARDFLDGIDSAVGLWNASTQFCDGGEFGFGAEIGIATGRMHARGPVGLEQLCTYRYQVIGTGQTRP